From the Argentina anserina chromosome 3, drPotAnse1.1, whole genome shotgun sequence genome, the window CTTCAACAATAAATGCATAGCTGCACGGGTTAAAGTCCCATATACCTGAATGATTTGTATAGCTGTCCAGTGTCACAGTACGATTGTGCAGTCCGCTAGGAATGTTGGTTTGGCAACACCCAATGCCGGAGCAAGAATTCTGATCAACGTTCTCTAGGCTGTTACATACTGACATGCATCCAGTTACAGACTCATCTGTGCCCCGGAATCCTTTGAAAATTGCGTAAGTGTCGCAACCAACGGCAATGAACTTGTTTTTGGTAGCAGAGATGGTGTAAGTCGATCTCAGCTGTAGCACAGGGCTGTTCCTTGTGGTTCTCAAACCGGAGGCGTTATAGCAATCTCGAGCTATAGTATTAAATATTTGCACCTCACCATCAGCAATGGATATGTTGGTAACGATGATATTGCCGTTTTTGGACAAATAAGCTGTTGGGGGCTCGGTCGCTTGGCTACAATTGACAAAGAAGGGGTTGGACCGGTAACAACCTTCAGCCATGCCAAATGGATAAGGAACTGTGAGATTCCCACATTTGTCAGGGCAGTTGGGCAGTGATTGAGGTGTTGTTGCTGTTGCTGTTGTTGATGCAATCAGTATTCCGATGATTGCGAGTGCGACTTGAATGACAAGAAAGATTCTCTGCAAGGCCGCCATGATACAAGTCTAAGAGGAAAGCTGAAGAATAATGTAGTGCTTGCGGGTGAAGTAAATTTAAGCAAGGTCCTTTTGTAGGCATTTGGAAGAAGACCTGGTAGCATCTGTGCATGGAAATCTTCTTAATTGTACCACCAAATTCGGTGTGTACACTGCAATGTCGTGTTATTTCGCAGAAGCAAATACAGCAGGCCGGACAGAACATCCAACTTGGTATAAGATGAGTCAATAAGGGACCGCGAGACACAAGCAGCCATCTTAAATAAATGGATACTTCGTTCTACACTCAATTTTGTAGACACATTTTGAATTAAACTCACTTATAGAATTCAGCAAAACATATTAACTAGGCCGTCATGTAGGATTAATAATATTACATTTTGTCTATTGAAATTACAGAAATTGTCATTGGATGAAAGAATAAACACATATAATTACTCACAATAATTTACCtctttttaacaaaaattaatcTTTAAGAATTCCCTTATTATAGCTCGTTTTATTAACATCTTAATTATAGGTTCCTAATTTTATACCTTTCTATTAGTCTTATTATTGATATCGctacaatcatgcaattttggtgcattttttaaatttaaataagttgaTTGCTACTTTAGTGAAATTTCTTAAATCTTTCTCTCTTGAATTCAAAATTATTCTACCTCATAGGTAAGTTATTAGTTTGTAAAATATATACTAAGAACATACCTAACATAGAGGATTGTATGGCTCCACCATACTTTTCTAAAAAACCTACGTAATAGAAGATGTCTGATGAAATAATCTCTAGGAGTTGGGTAAATTACATAACATATGAGTATAAGTAAAATacttgaattgtatatgtttttaaATACCTTATCAAGAGGTTACGTTTTAGATTGATGTTTTGGTGTAGAGATACATTAAATGGAGAACATATACCTACAAGGAAGGCAAAaataatttaagaaaaaaaatgaataccTTACCATGAGGAACACTTTAACATATCTTCGAATTCAaagcttttcttttctctataTATCTTTCTTCAACTATCATTAGGAGATATAGGCAAAAACTAACAATTGGCCTCGTTGAGAAAGTATGAAAATTCCTCAAGagattcttaaaaaaaaaaactacatatatataagagaattaagaattgtaattttgtattaGGAATGAAATAGTTATGTAATGAGTGTGGCTTTAGTTTAAAAGGGTGCCTCTAATATTGGGTTTATTCCTAATTTTCTCTAAATAAATACAAGTTGTGAGGAAACAGGGGTAGCCAAACACTCAGGTATTGCTTCTCTTATGATTAGAGCTACAAGTTTATGAATTTTAATCATTGACTTCTAGATAGTcacaatttaatatttaggtaatgaaaataatataaataaatgtatGGCAGCATCTCATTGAACATTCATCGGTTGACTGggccaaaacaaaagaaataagGAAGAACATATCCAGTAGTCTTATATTAGAGTTACACCTTCAGGTTTTACTGCATTAAAGAAACGCCATGTAATATAATTGGAGAAATGTTATTTCCTCTGTGTAGTTTGAAACTTTCAAACACCTATCTTATGAAAGATGTACTAGTTGAACCTGCTAGTCTTGTCAACAGAAATTAACATGCCTAACATAAATCTTTTTATAACTGGTTTTGATTTTCAGCTGTGTTTTCCTTCCAATTATATCTTCTTTATATGGATTTTTGTATCTATATATACAATAAGTAGATCAATTCGATGAATTacttcatccatttttcattttaaCTTAATTCTATGACGGTAGAAAATTAGCCTATTAATAATTTACATATCCACAAATGGACCATAGAGTAAAATTCATAAACATTTAGAGATCAACTCTAACATTTGTATGATGTATACACATAAAACCACACCTGATTTACATATATTTGAAAGTAACCGTATGCTTACATACACTTATTTATGAAGCTTCACTactaaaaatgaaacaaagatTGCAACCatccataaaaaaaacatgcattACATGGTACTAACTACTAAATCACAAGGAACATGCCAACTTACTATCTTCCATCACCATGTGGCATCAACATCTGGATTTGCATGCTGTCATACCCAGTAGTTGTACCAGTAACACTTAAACCACTAGAATTGCGATCAGATCCTCTAACATCCATAACATAACTGTCTGAAACAGGTGACCCGAGCAAGTACTCATTCTCCTCTGGACAGAATTTAGCATCCTTTCCCCACGGATGCTTGGCCATAACTGCCATCCCCTCGAGCTCCATGGCAACTTCCTTCATGGTAGGCCTTTCCTCCCCTTTAACACTTAAACATCTTTTTGCGAGTTTGGCCACGCTTACTACTGCCACAATGTTTCCCTCATTCACTATGGCATCATCAAGAATATCTTTTAAGCAATCTTCATCCATGGAAGAAACAAAGATGCTTGCTAAACATTTATCATTAGCTAGGGCCTTTTGGCTTGTTAGTAGCTCCACTAGGACAACTCCAAAGCTGTAGACGTCACTTTTTTCTGTTAGTTGGTTTGACTGCAAGTACTCTGGGTCTAGGTATCCAAATGTCCCAAGCACTAAAGTTTGTATTTCAGCTTGACCTAGAGGAACCAACCTTGAAGCTCCAAAGTCCGACACTTTTGCCGTGTAGTTATCATCTAGGAGTATATTTGCTGTTTTCACATCTCGATGTATAATTGGCATTGAAGTTGAGTAGTGTAAGTATGCTAGTGACCCCGCTGTTTCAACAGCTATCTTCATTCGTAGTTCAAATGGCAGTGATGATCTTTTCTTATGAATGTGCTCATATAGAGTGCCATGGCTGACAAACTCGTATACTAGTAAAGGCACTGCTGTTTCTAAACAACAACCAAGTAGCTTCACTACATTTCTGTGGTTGATTTGGGAAAGAACAATCACCTCGTTAACAAACTGTTCACTCTGGGTCGAGTTTCCTCCTTTGGACTTCTTTATGGCAACCACTTTGTCATCTGGTAGTATTCCTTTGTAAACTGTTCCGTAGCCTCCTTCTCCAAGGACTCTGCTTTCATGGTAATTGTTTGTTGCCGTCTCTAATTCTTCTGCGGTGAATATTTTTGTTGTTTCCACTGACCCTCCATGGTTAGCAAGTTTCTGTAGTAACAATAAGCCACCATTCTCTTTAAAGTACTTTTCTTTCAGTTTCATgaactttcttttcttcattctGCAACATATCCATGTAATCGCAACAAACAGAACCAAGCAGCCCCCAGTTACACCTGCACATATATATTTGGTTACCAACAATCAATAATGGAGGTTATTGAAGCAAAACAGATTGGCGTCTAATGGCCTCTAGGGAGATTTGCTATAGCTAGGGAGCACGCAATAGAGGTCTTTAGGTATATTGGTTTGTTTCTTCATAGTTTATGAACTTTTTTTTGGATAAatcaactctttttttttttaaatcaggACCATGCATTATATCCCTACTTGCACTAAGCTTCTAAATGTTGGTACCATAAGCAGGGAAAAATATATGTAGGTGAAAGCTTTTTCCAATATGCATACGATGCAATCAaatcacctttttttttaatcaccTCAAGTTAAGGCATATTCTTTCTAATTCGTTTTGATTTCTGCATTgtaagaaatatatatgagaTTCCAGTCTGGGTCAATTTAGCTGAAGGTACATTAATATTTTGTGTGTATAATTGATAATTGTTTAATAAAcaaaatttggttttgatttttagGCTATGATCAAAAGATGCATGCAGCGTGCTATTATAGAAGTACATACTCAATGATACAGTAAGCAGGAGCGTggtcttttgatttttggcGTCCTTGGGGATCTCCTGAATACAAATTTGATGGTTCGTTCCATTGTTTCTGTACCCTTTGTCACACAAACAAGAGTAACTTCCAGCAGGTGAATTTTCACAAATTCCATTCGTGCAGGGTTTTGAAACCTTGCACTCATCAATATCTGAAAGAAAACAGGGATAACGCATTTTTAATAACAAATCAGATCACATTCAAAATCGGAGCTTTAATTTCCGGCTGGCTGCAGCAACTGAATCAGAgacacaaacacaaagacaAGCACAGACCCTCAAACagattaaataataaattcaaacacacatttaCTATATATTGTTTTCTGCATACTTCACCTTGGCAACCAAGAGGCAGGTATGGGTTCCCTTGGTAACCCGGCTCGCAGTGGCAAATATAACCAGATAGCTCATCGCTGATGGTCCGATCGACACACTTGCTATGTGCCTTACATGCATAATCATCTTTTTTCTCAGCTTCATCACATGTGCCTTTCCCAATTTCCCAATTGAGAATCATGGGAAGCTCTTCAGTTTCGGAAAGTTCCTTAAAACTTGTGTTGGGGGAATAGGTAAACTTGCCTTCTTCAACGATGAACGCATAGCTGCAGTCATTGAAGTCCAGTACGTATGTGTGATTATAATAGCTATCCAATCCGACAGTGTAGTTCTTAAGTCCGCTAGGGATGTTAGCTTCGCAACACCCAACCCCGGAGCAAGACGTTCCAACGCTGTCAAAGTCGTCACATATGGACATGCATCCAGTCATCAACCTCTCTTCGTTTGCACGGTAACCTCTGAAAACTGCACTAGTGTCGCAACCAACGGCAATGAACTTGTTCCTAGTATGAGAGACGGTGAAAGGAGGCACGCCGAGCACTGGTTTGTTGTACTTGTTCTCACCCTGGCTGTCATAGCAATCGTAGGCTACGTATTGCGTTATTTGCATCTCACCATCATCCAGGTATATGTTGTTGATAGCGATGGGACCACCCTGCCACATTGCTGTAGGGGGTTCAGTGGATGTGTTACAATCGACATAAAAAGCTTTTGTCATGTAACAACCAGGCTCTATGCCGAATGGATATGGAATGGTGAGATTGCCACAGTGATCAGTGCAGTCAGGCTTGGCTTGAGGCAAACTGGCTTCTGCTGCTAATGCTTCTTTCGTCGCGGTCGCAAATGCAAAGAGAACCAGTACCACCACTAGTACGAATTGCATGCTTAGTGATCTGCTTGCCCCGAGTGAATTAGTACTTGAACTGAGAGCCATAAACTGTATGTCTTACGAATGATGAGTGTTTCAAACCTCGCTTTTTGTAGACAGATATATAGAAGGTAGAATTGGTGAGACTCAAAATGTCTTGGTCGTCCTCTTACTGGCTTCGGCCACACTTGGTATTAGTTTAGAGCTTTCGATGCAAGCAGCGAGTATGGAATCAAGTCAAGCACAAGTTGTGATCGAGGTCAATCGTTTTTAAGGCtagaaaacaaaagctcaaATTTGGCCTTATTATGACTTCTAGATTACAGCAATTTGATCGAATTTGGCCTTTGAATTTTCCTGTTTACACATACCACCTTAGCTTTACTGACGGGTTATGAGTAAATTGACCCAAAATTTCGGATGTGCATTAATGCAAtacaatttctttttttcattgattaatttattaatttatgccACTAACTACAGTAATATAGATTAGTGACAAATCGTGTTACGTCATAGCTGATGGTCACGGTGACAAGTTGAAGAAGTAGTTATATGAAACAATCTTGCCCGTGTCATAGCTCAGGACTGGTTCTTCGAGTTCGAATGCCCGTGTCATTGTTACAATCTTGCCCTCTATAGCTCAATATTCGCAATTCCCCAGCGTCTATGGATATGTCAGTAACAATGGTATCTGAGGTCGCCAAGTAAGCTGTTGGGGGTTGGCCCTGTTGGGTTCCTTGGCTACAGTTGATGTAAAACCAGTGGCGGACCTAGGTGCATGGTATGGTGGACTCAAGTCCACCCACATTTTgggcaaaaaaaaatctttatatatatatattagaataGGGCTTCTACATTAGTAATGTTACTAATGATCTTATGTTATCCACAAAAAGAGTCTCACTCTTTCTAGTTGATCACGATAGTGCCTACAACAATGACAGACTAACGAACTTatcactctttctctctgctTCAATCTCGTTCTCTTTATCATTTGTAGTTCGTCTTATTgagttttttcaattttgagacccaatttaaatgtaattaattaaatttttaattttaaatattgGAGTTAAAGACTTAAGATAAGATAATATCTACATTACCTTATTCATTAGTTTATTTATGTGTATATAGCAGCGCGTGTAATATGATCTAGTAGAAGATTAAAGATTTATCGAACCGTTTAATTAactcttgtattttttttgcatATGAGGGATTAACTCTTACATCCTACTCTGATTAGGTCtatctttctttgtttcaattaATGTTGTTTGGCACCGCCGCGAATTTTTTCGTTACAAATTCAAGTCCACCCATTGTTGGATTCCTAGGTCCGCCACTGTGTAAAACCTATGTGTCAGGTTGCAACCCGACTTCATGCCAAATGGATATGGAATTGTGAGATCACCGCACTTGTCTGGGGCAGCCAGGCAGAGCTTGAGAAGGAGCTGATGTTGTCGTTGTAGTACTAGACGCTGATAATAGGAGaagtgtcacgaccccgaaattcgaattcgaagtcatgaaaattctaaaacaatctcaataaatcgaaatcatcttatcgtcacagtgtatcattactgagttcataaaacatctcagttgaattgattattacaaaactaatttataattcaaatattatatcaaatggaatgtaaaatcctctcaatcctcaccacaaaatagaATAAAGAAACTTCGAAGTCTTCAGAGTAGTCCGTCAATTCTGCTAATTCACACATGCGGAACtattccctacaccatcgaataggtgcaccggattacaaacacaaacccggtaagttttggagctcgtatgagtaaaacaacaatatgacatgcatagtaatacaagagtaaatactaaaaacattcaattataaatgtactcatgagtcacatgACGGCCTATctagttgtccaataatatctgaaaatataagtactcatgagaaattaggcaACCTATCAGTTTAcctaattacatttataatacgggtactcattaGACCCAGGTagtcatatgttacccctcatgcagtacaccgccggacattgggcaacccatctgttacccaatatcccaaaaatatgggtactcataagttggtaacccatctgttactcctcatgcagtacactggcagacagactagagctctaactgaatcgtaactgtcgcccggtcaaggctaggttccgacatgccaaaacgtccgaagacagaaaacgttttaacataactcaaattaaaaccacgtacaatacattCATCACATATTATTGCACAAAAGACAAATGATACATGTttcaataaaacaaatatcagGGTTATAAATAAACGCATTTGAATAggaatatgacagtatataatatagcaacccatatatatgtatcaatttttatcatttatacacatacacaacccactatatcatatacatatcatatttcgatcttttaaaataaaagtgtaattatgaatcaccgccaagggtagactcgtcatagtgagatttactcaccttattttcctgagcgtaatttccacaattctgAAAGCAAATCCTTTACTTGTttcgtcgatcacctagattaGATAAGATGtgattagaaacgttacgtaaaaccccaaatgccgaaacagtactAATGTTtcactgttcagcaattttcagtttttacgaaaatattgttcacgtaaatactattcacgtattaatgcacaagtacatactgtttacgtattcatgtacaccAATGTATTATTCATAgtaaatattgtctcagtaaatactaatcaccgaTTTATCTTTTagaatttacttttacaattactgtacgtaaattactgtacgtaaattacttttacaattactgtacgtaaattacttttacaattactgtatgtaaattacttttacaattaatgtacgtaaattacttttacaattactgtacgtaaattattttttacatttatcgtacagaaatcactttttacaaaaatttactGTTCGGAAAATActattcacgcgccgccgcacatGGCGGCGTGTGGAATTCACGCGCCCCCTCCGGCAGttgcgcgtggcgctcacgcgccgcccacaGTGGCAGCGTGTGGGGTCCACGCGCCACTTCCAAAACGGGCGCGTAACTCacccaccgccgcccaaaacccttcttgtttctttctctctACCCTTCCACGGCCTAAGGCCGTCTCTAGCCCATCTCACcctccctcacgcgccgcctaaggctgCGGTACTCACtatttctcctcctcctctgatTCTCCACAATTTCTCCACAAATCTTCCTATACTTCACACAATCACTCAAATCATTCAATTTAATGCATTTCCATACCTATGTGGAGCCCTAGAATGGTCGGAAgtcgccggaggagctcgagaTGCCGGCGGGGTCGAAAACGAGCAGCGGCGAGGCGGCGACGCGATTTGAGCTCCAATCGCCTCGCAGGTGGCACCAGGGGTGAGAATCGGACGGCGGAGGAAGTCACAGTAGCCTCGGGTTGTCGCGTgggcttcacggcggcgaaGGAGGACGCGTCTTGCTCGGGGTTTACTGCGGTCGAGCTTGCGGAGGTCGTGGATGCGGCGGTGAGAGCCACGACGGCCGGTGAGGCGAGATAGCCGGCGACGAGGAGAGGAGAGGTGAGAGGGtcgggaagagagagaggagagggttgcggggtgagagagagaatgagggtTTTCGAGATTAGAAACCCTAGCtcctaataattcttttttataccattttccaaaatcggaaactaacttccatcgCTAATAattttcacgtacgacgtccgattagaacgcgtgacgtgtccacgaaattgtatcaacgagctctacaactttcgtgaaagaagttttcagaaacgagcgacggagtaaaaggcAACTTccgcgtcgcggaaacgtaacgttttttccaatttagatTTCCGAAAACGATTCGGTTTGGATTTGACATCGTCATGCAGCGAAAAATACgcaatttaataaatttaccAAGTTTATAAATTTTTAAGTAATCATACAAAATTAAACCTGAAAAATCGGATTATTACGAGAAGGGCCGCCGCTAATGGGAATTGCAAGGCCATGATTGGCATGCATGCAGTGACTTGTTTGTGGAAATGTGACTGAGAGGAGTATTGTATTGGTATCAAATGTTCATGTTGTTGATATATCCCCGGTCGGATTTGATAGTCGTATCCCGTGGGAATACTCTATACTCTAGCTAGCTTTATATTCTATCCAGACTGGGTCGTCCTGGGTCATTTCGTGGAAAATTATATAAACCCACGTACAAAttgagacatatatatatataaataattaattgaTCATGAGGGGATGGTTATGGTCATTCATTGACTATCAATATCACCAGTAATATTTCTGGGACTACCTTGCGACGTACCATGCATATATAAGCCATACAAACATGTAATGATCCAAGTAATGATAGAGACGACCGGAACAGAGGTCTCCCCCAAGGTCTTCCCCCAAATAATGATCCAAATCAAACCATATTACTATCGTACTATCTATGCGCCTTAATTATGATCGTCTCATTATAGATCATCAGCTAATTTAATTTAGGGGTAATTGATTCTGTTAGATAGACTTAAAAGAGGCTAGGCGAAAATTATGAATTTGAAGATTACTACATTATACACCTGATCGATGTAGTCTCGTAGTCGATACCCAAATCTCTTAACTTCTGACAAAAAGCCCTGATGTAATATACTCAAAACATATTTATATACTAGTACGGTATACTTGGAAATCATGATACATTTTTCATAATTCATATATACTCTCGCATGATCAGCTCGACATTGTTTCGACCATAGTTCAAATATTTGGGATTGTTTACGATGGCTCAAAGCCCACGGATTGTGCAATTATCGCTACACTTTATACTTACGAATAACAAAATACGCTGATTGATCAATCAGAGGTTGTCACGTCACATTAATGAAGCTCGTTGAGTCCTTGGCTTCATTTGAAAGTCAGTCTTTGGTGTGTTGTTGACTCTGGTAATGCTGACTCAGCCTCATACTCTACTCTCTACAATTTTGGTACATCTgtattttcataaatataCAACTCGATCTTGACTTGCTTGCATTATGATACCAATCATACCAGAAATCACACGTCGTATGCAGTTTTATAGTTGATTGCAAGTTACGAATTCTTGCGCTGCAAATATATACCGACAAAGTCCAATTAAGGCCCAGTGATTTACTCgaaaattttagtttttaatcAAGACCTCAGTTATTTACTAATTTTTTGTTCATGGTGATAAATATGTAATGGTGATCATGAGTAAGTGAGTAATAATGTTTGTATACCTAACCCCTTCAACAGTACCATTACTACTTAAACTTAATATTCTGGATGTTTGTATGATATTGATTTCTTGATCCAAGTGAGAAAGCACgaaaaatgtttttttctcGATGATGGGAAAGCAAGAAAAATGTTCATGTTCATATTAGCTAGTAATTTTTGGTGCAGATTACCCTTGTTTCAGCCTTATATGCCAAAACCCAAATTAGACGAAAGTTTGTTGGAAATGGTCCCGGCCCATACGTTACGTTTCATACAAGTTGATCAAGAATAATGACGTCGACGTTGATTTGTCGACCCTTTGCCTTACGTGATACTTCTTTAaagataattaattaaaatgatGATTATCTCCTTACCACTGAACTAGCTAGAGAAGTGTACAGTGGTCTCATTATATGTGGCAGTCATTTTTTATGCATTATACAgtaatatgaaaaaaattagtgTGCTTAAATTCTTTTATAATTCATGTGCAAAATTGAATACAAAGATGTCAACCAAATTTGACGAATTACAAACATTTTACaccttctaaaaaaaaacattttacaCATCACAATTTCGCAAAAAGGAAAATTAACAACAGATGTAACTGTCGTTATATGCAATGTAGCAGTGTGAATACATCTTTTATTGAACAAAAGATATGGGCCACCGTCAAAGACATTAATCAAAAGTAGTAATgcaaattaattaagaacgTACAATTGATGAACTATCTCCCACCGTCATAAGGCTTCATCATCTGGGATTGATCTTGCATGCTCTGGTCGTAATCTATGCTGGTGATAACTTCACCTTCATCACCACTAGCATCAACAGCGTAAGCGTTTGAGGGTGACACCGCAAGCAAATAATCGGTCTCTTTCGGAGAGGAGTTAGGCTTTCCACCAGGATGCTTTGCCATAACTGCCAGTATTGCCTCTAGCTCCGATGCCACTTCTTTCATGGTAGGCCTATCCCCTCCCTTCAAACTTAAACATCTTTTGGCGAGATGGGCCACTTGTTCAGCTATTTCAAAACTTCCCTCTTTGATTATTTcatgatcaagaatctgaTCCAAGCGATTCTCTTCCACCGATATTATAAAACAGTTCGCTAGGTTTCTCTCTGCCTCCGGCTTGTTGTGAGAAATTGCCACTTGACTCGTTATCAGCTCGACGAGGACAACACCAAAACTGTAGACGTCGCTCTTCTCAGTGAGTGTGTTTGACTGGAGATATTCAGGGTCTAGGTAACCCAGAGTACCTTGCACCAAAGTGGACAGCTGATTTTGATCATCCGGGACCAATTTCGAAGCTCCAAAGTCTGACACTTTGGCTGTGTAATTTTCATCCAGTAGGATGTTAGTTGCCTTCACATCTCGGTGCACGATTTGCGTGGAATGGTGGTAGTGCAAGTATGCTAGCGATCCGGCTGTTTCTGTTGCTATCTTCATTCGTAACCGAAAAGAAAGCGGACCCTTGTCGTTCTTTTTGTGAATGTGCTCATATAGTGTACCATTGCTAACGAACTCGTAA encodes:
- the LOC126786178 gene encoding putative wall-associated receptor kinase-like 16, whose product is MALSSSTNSLGASRSLSMQFVLVVVLVLFAFATATKEALAAEASLPQAKPDCTDHCGNLTIPYPFGIEPGCYMTKAFYVDCNTSTEPPTAMWQGGPIAINNIYLDDGEMQITQYVAYDCYDSQGENKYNKPVLGVPPFTVSHTRNKFIAVGCDTSAVFRGYRANEERLMTGCMSICDDFDSVGTSCSGVGCCEANIPSGLKNYTVGLDSYYNHTYVLDFNDCSYAFIVEEGKFTYSPNTSFKELSETEELPMILNWEIGKGTCDEAEKKDDYACKAHSKCVDRTISDELSGYICHCEPGYQGNPYLPLGCQDIDECKVSKPCTNGICENSPAGSYSCLCDKGYRNNGTNHQICIQEIPKDAKNQKTTLLLTVSLSVTGGCLVLFVAITWICCRMKKRKFMKLKEKYFKENGGLLLLQKLANHGGSVETTKIFTAEELETATNNYHESRVLGEGGYGTVYKGILPDDKVVAIKKSKGGNSTQSEQFVNEVIVLSQINHRNVVKLLGCCLETAVPLLVYEFVSHGTLYEHIHKKRSSLPFELRMKIAVETAGSLAYLHYSTSMPIIHRDVKTANILLDDNYTAKVSDFGASRLVPLGQAEIQTLVLGTFGYLDPEYLQSNQLTEKSDVYSFGVVLVELLTSQKALANDKCLASIFVSSMDEDCLKDILDDAIVNEGNIVAVVSVAKLAKRCLSVKGEERPTMKEVAMELEGMAVMAKHPWGKDAKFCPEENEYLLGSPVSDSYVMDVRGSDRNSSGLSVTGTTTGYDSMQIQMLMPHGDGR